The stretch of DNA TATCGAAATCCAGCCCTTTGGTAATCATCTGCGTACCGACGAGAATATCGACGCCCCCACGCTCAAATTCACGAATAATCTGACCATAGGCGTCTTTAGCGCGGGTAGTATCGAGGTCCATGCGTAGCACCCGCGAGCCGGGAAAAAAAATCTGGAGCTGGTCTTCGAGTTTTTCGGTGCCGAAACCAATGGTTTTCACTTTCGTAGAGCCGCAGGTGGGGCAGGTGCGCGGCACTTCTTCTTTATGACCGCAGTAGTGGCAGCGCAGTTCGGCGTCGCGCTGATGGTACGTCAGACTAACGGCGCAGTTCAGACACTCTGCCGTCCAGTCGCAGTCTTCGCATTGCATGTAGGGCGAATAGCCGCGCCGGTTCTGAAACAGAATGCTTTGCTCTTTCCGCTCTATGTTCTCGGCCAACGCGTCGTGCAGAGCCGATGAAAATTCGCTTTTCATCGTCTTCTGTCGTTTTTCACGTTTTACGTCTACTAATAAAATTGTAGGTAACGTGGCATCACCAAAGCGGTGGTGTAGTTCAACTAACCCGTATCGGCGTTGTTTTGCCAGAAAATAGCTCTCAAGTGAAGGCGTGGCCGAACCCAGTAACACTTTGGCCTGTTGCCAGTGTCCAATCATCAGGGCCACGTCGCGGGCATGGTAGCGGGGAGCCGGGTCGTGTTGTTTGTAACTCGTTTCGTGCTCCTCATCAACAATGATTAACCCCAGATTATCGAACGGCAGAAACACCGCCGACCGCACACCCACCACAAATTGATACTGCCCCGACACCACCCCTTTCCAGACTTCTACCCGCTCGTTGTCGGAGAATTTGGAGTGGTAGATCCCCATCTTATCGCCGAATACACGCTGTAATCGCACTACAATTTGGGTTGTCAGGGCGATTTCGGGGAGCAGATACAGCACCTGCGAACCACTCGCCAGAGCCTGTTGAATCAGATGGATGTACACTTCCGTTTTGCCGCTGCCCGTCACGCCGTGCAATAACACCGTATTTTGCTCGGCAAACTGTGCCATGATCTCATCGGCAGCCCGTTGTTGATGTTCGGTGAGTTTTATCTCCGGCTGTGCGCCTGAATTGCTATCCGAAAAACGCGGCTGAATTACCTCGAACGACTCAAAGACAGCATTCTTTACCAGCGTTTGCAGCGACGATTGCGACAACGCGTCGTCCTGATTTAAAATGCTCTTATCCAGCCCTTTTTGATTAAGCGCAGGGTTCACCTGCACCGGTACGTGACGCAAATACCGCATCACGACCTCCTGCTGTTTCGGTAGCTTTTCGAGCCGTTTCAACAGCATCAGCAGTTGTTCGCGCTCTTCGTAGGTGCGATGCAGCCGAAGTTTACGAATCATCTTTGGTACGTACTTTTCGCGCACCTCCTCAAAGACAATAATTGCTTTCTTGCCCACCAGCGACTTAATGAGGGCGGCTATGTTTGTGGTCTCACCAGCCAGCCGGGCCAGTTCGTCATACGTTAGGGCAGATTGTTTTTTTAGTTCTGCCAGCAGCAAAACTTCCTGTTCGGTAAGCAATTCAGGATAATCGAAATCGGGGTTGTATTGTACTTTCGACTGACTCGAAATTTTCAGACCGGAGGGTAGCGCAACGTTCATCACGTCGCCGATGCAACACATGTAATAGTCGGCCATCCAACGGAAAAGCTCCAGTTGGCTATTATTAACTAATGGATACTCATCAAGCAATTCAGTAACGTACCTCGCCTGATAATTTACGGGTGGCGAGTTGTGTAAATTCGCTACAATAGCCGTCATAACCCGGCTATTTCGCTTCCCAAACGGAACAATCACTCTGGCACCAATTTTGACAATTTCGGCCATGCCACGCGGTATCCGGTAAGTAAACATTCTTGGCACCGGAATAGGCAAAATTAGGTCGGCAAATAATGTAACCTCTTCTTTGTCAAAAGAATGAAAAATAGGATCAGATGAGGGTTCTTTTATTTGAAAATTGTCCATCCAGTAAATATACAGAGAAATAGTCGCTTCGATGGCAAGGATTTTGTCAAGTAGGCTGGTGCATTTTCAACGCAAGCAGCCGCGCTCAACAGGATTTATCTACTTATTTAATCGACTACCGAGCCAACCATGAAAAATAAGTTAACGGCCCTTTTGAGCGTTTCTGAACCATTTTGTACCAAAAACAGCCTCTCTCATGCAACAATTTTATCCACTTCGAGCCTTCATTGGACGCTGGCTCGCGATTGTCCTGCTTATTGCTGCGGGTTCAATTACCACACGCGCTCAGGTTAGCGGAGTCGTTTTCCGAGACTTCGACAATAACGGCATTCGCTCCGATACATTACCTATTGAGATGGGCGTAAGCGGTGTGCTGGTCAGAGCTTTCGTCGATTTGAACACAACGCCCCTGTCGGCCACAACCGATGCCGAGGGGAAATATGCGTTCAGCAGTGCCGACATTCCGAGCGGCAAACCCGTGCGCGTTGAGTTCACCAGTTTTTTACCCGGCGACTACAACGGTCCCAACGGCATAAACAACGGAACGACGGTGCAGTTTGTTACGGCAGGCACATCGACCACCAACGTAAGTGCGGGCATCAATTACCCATCTGACTATTGCCAAAAGACAAATATATTGCTGGCTACGCCATGCTACGTAAACGGTAATGCGCTGATTACTACCGATAAAGACGGGAATCCAGTTCCGGAAAGCAAACAGGCTGCCAAAGGCGACGCATTAGTTGCATTTCCTTACAATGCAACGGGAGTAGCTGGTTCATCAGGCCCAATGCCTCAGCACTATGCCTATGCAGGTGAGGTTGGTGCGATATGGGGGTTGGCTTTCCAGCGACGGTCGAAAACGCTGTTTAGCTTCGCCACTGTCAAGCGACACGCGTCGTTTGGGCCGGGGGGCGTTGGCGGTATTTATGCCACCAACGTAGAATCTGGCGCAACAACGACCTTTATGACGACTGCCGATTTAGCCAGTATTGGCGTCAATGTGGGCGACGTTTCGCGCACCAACCCACTGGCGAATCTGTTTGGCGACAAAACCCAGGCCAGCACCGACCCTGATAGTTTCACAGCAGTAGGAAAAGTCAGTTACGGAGGAGTCGATATGGCGGAGGACGACAAAACGATGTACTTCGTCAACCTTTTCGACCGCAAGTTATACGCGCTCGCTGTTGGTTCACCGGCGCAGGTGCCGACCTTAGCCAGTGCCGTTACGACGTGGGACATTCCCAATCCGGGCTGCTCGAACGGTGATTTCCGGCCCTGGGCACTCAAAACGTACCGGGGCAAACTCTACATCGGCGTAGTGTGTTCGGCAGAAACCTCGCAGCAGCAGAGCGACCTGAGCGTTACCATCTATCGGCTTGATCCGAAAGCCGTTTCGCCCACGTTTGAAACGGTTTTGTCGTTCCCGCTCGATTTCCGGCGCGGCCCTGCCGATCTTACCGGCACCTGTATTCAGTATGACCGCTGGCTACCCTGGACCGACGCGTGGCCTGCTGCCTGCGGTGAGGGCAATGAACCCCGGTTTGTGATGTATCCACAGCCCATTGTTACCGATATTGAATTTGACGACGACGGTTCCATGCTCATCGGCTTTTTGGATCGCTTCGGAGCCATGTCGGGCAACGAGAACCACGACCCCAGCGGCAACGGCCTGTACGACGGCTTTACGGGGGGCGATCTGCTTCGGGCCAACAACAACAACGGCACCTTTGAACTGGAGAAAAACGGAACAGCAGGCAATCGTACCGGCAGTGGCGTAGACAACAACGAAGGACCGGTAAACGCCAACGGGCAGGGTGGCGAATTCTACGGCCAGGATAACTGGCTGTTTTTCAGCCGGGTGGCTCACGCCGAAGTCACTAACGGTGCTTTAACCCTTATTCCAGGGTATAACGAAGTTATTACATCTGCGTTTGATCCGATCACCGATATTTTTAAATCGGGTGGCGTTAAAGTGTTCGACAATCGTACCGGCAAAACAAACCGGAACTTCGTCCTGTACACCTACGAGAACCCTGGCACCTTCGGCAAGGCTGCGGGTCTGGGCGATAACAAAGCCCTCTGCGACCTGCCCACCATTGAGATCGGCAACCGTATCTGGTTCGACGACAACCGCGATGGCATTCAGGATGCCTACGAACCCGGTGTCGATGGTATTGTGCTGACGCTCCACGACATGGCAAATGGTGGCGTTCAGATTGCTACTACAACTACGCAAAACGGCGGGCTATACTACTTCAACAGCAGTAACGTGCCAGATGGATTGAAGTTTAACCACACCTATCAGGTGCGCATGCCGCTCGATCAGTTGCCCCTGTTAGACATCACACTGAATGGCACCCGGCCCCTCAATCAGGGCGGTGGCGGTGGCAACGCCCGATCAACTGCCAATGGGCGGGTGGCAGCAGCTTCGCAGGTGCAGCGGTCGTACTCGATTTCGCCCGCTTTCCGAACAGGCACTCTCGACACGCCCGAACTGCGTAACTCCAAAGGTATCATCGAAGGCTCATCGGCGGTAATCAATGTAGTGACGGGCGATGCCGGGCAGAACGAGTTTATTTTCGATTTATCGATGTATTCCTGCCCCATGCTGGCTCCGCAAAAAGAAGTTATCGATGTTTGCTCGGGAGCTGAAATTGATTCGATTGTAGTAGAAGGGTTGCACCTGAGCCGCACCGATCAGGTGCAGTTTGTGCTGTTCAGCAGCCCACAGTCGGGTACGGCGATGTACAGCGGGGGCACCGTTCTCGGCACAGTATCGGCCACCGCCATCTCCAGTTCAGCCGTTTCAACAACCGTGCTGTCTACGTCGGCCACTGCCGATTCTGTTAAACGGGCCGTACTGCGCAATCCGGTAATCAATACGCTCAACGCTACGGCCAATCCGCTAAAACAGTATGTATACGCCATTGTACTGCCCATTCCCGAAGACCCAAATTGCCGACAGTCGGCAGAAACCGAAATTGTGATTCAACCCGGCATCTCGGCCACGGCTACGGGCGGCACACTCACCTGCGCTCTTACATCTGTAACGATGACAGGCAAGGCTACTTACAAAGACGGCTCCGACGTGCCCGACCCTTCGGTTTATAGCTACGTCTGGACCGGTCCTGGCAATTTCAGTGCAACAGGCCAAACCGCAATAACCGACCAACCCGGTACCTACACCCTAACCGTAGACGATGTCAACTGTCCATCTTCGACCACAACGGCCACCGCGCTGGTTGAATCGCAAACGTCGGTCGCATCACTAACGCTGACAGCCACGCCGAGCGGCACGGTTGAGGTAGGCACGAGCGTGACATTGACGGCGGTCGGTTGTGAATCGGGCACGCTGGTACTATCGGAAGGCCCTATTGTTCAGCCCATTGTTGGCGAAAACGTGTATTCGGCCACCTGTACCAGCGGTCTGGGCTGTACGGCCACTACCACCGTAAGCGTAACGGCAACGCCGGTTCGAAGCCTTCGGGTTGATGTTCAGTCGATTTGCGTAAAAGACGTTCCCTACATTACCTACAGCGTTACACCGGTTAATTTCACCGCCACCACCACAAGTATTACGCTGAAAAAAGTAATTGATGACTCAGTCATTGAAACGCTGACCGATCAGCCACTGTCGGGAACGTTGCTCTATCCGGGTGCAGCCATCGACGCGCAGGGCAACCCAACCGACTGGCCGGGCTGGAAGTTTGAG from Spirosoma montaniterrae encodes:
- a CDS encoding SdrD B-like domain-containing protein, encoding MQQFYPLRAFIGRWLAIVLLIAAGSITTRAQVSGVVFRDFDNNGIRSDTLPIEMGVSGVLVRAFVDLNTTPLSATTDAEGKYAFSSADIPSGKPVRVEFTSFLPGDYNGPNGINNGTTVQFVTAGTSTTNVSAGINYPSDYCQKTNILLATPCYVNGNALITTDKDGNPVPESKQAAKGDALVAFPYNATGVAGSSGPMPQHYAYAGEVGAIWGLAFQRRSKTLFSFATVKRHASFGPGGVGGIYATNVESGATTTFMTTADLASIGVNVGDVSRTNPLANLFGDKTQASTDPDSFTAVGKVSYGGVDMAEDDKTMYFVNLFDRKLYALAVGSPAQVPTLASAVTTWDIPNPGCSNGDFRPWALKTYRGKLYIGVVCSAETSQQQSDLSVTIYRLDPKAVSPTFETVLSFPLDFRRGPADLTGTCIQYDRWLPWTDAWPAACGEGNEPRFVMYPQPIVTDIEFDDDGSMLIGFLDRFGAMSGNENHDPSGNGLYDGFTGGDLLRANNNNGTFELEKNGTAGNRTGSGVDNNEGPVNANGQGGEFYGQDNWLFFSRVAHAEVTNGALTLIPGYNEVITSAFDPITDIFKSGGVKVFDNRTGKTNRNFVLYTYENPGTFGKAAGLGDNKALCDLPTIEIGNRIWFDDNRDGIQDAYEPGVDGIVLTLHDMANGGVQIATTTTQNGGLYYFNSSNVPDGLKFNHTYQVRMPLDQLPLLDITLNGTRPLNQGGGGGNARSTANGRVAAASQVQRSYSISPAFRTGTLDTPELRNSKGIIEGSSAVINVVTGDAGQNEFIFDLSMYSCPMLAPQKEVIDVCSGAEIDSIVVEGLHLSRTDQVQFVLFSSPQSGTAMYSGGTVLGTVSATAISSSAVSTTVLSTSATADSVKRAVLRNPVINTLNATANPLKQYVYAIVLPIPEDPNCRQSAETEIVIQPGISATATGGTLTCALTSVTMTGKATYKDGSDVPDPSVYSYVWTGPGNFSATGQTAITDQPGTYTLTVDDVNCPSSTTTATALVESQTSVASLTLTATPSGTVEVGTSVTLTAVGCESGTLVLSEGPIVQPIVGENVYSATCTSGLGCTATTTVSVTATPVRSLRVDVQSICVKDVPYITYSVTPVNFTATTTSITLKKVIDDSVIETLTDQPLSGTLLYPGAAIDAQGNPTDWPGWKFENGEWVKEEDNLRPRVAFSVTVNPTSETAVFYPDPTPACFTEPRLGLGDRVWKDLNGNGVQDSDEPGVPDFTVELYTVIGGIRSTTVASTTTTDGAGFYLFSDLPPGTYQVRFLPSSVPASCSISQPFATSSTTADSNADVTTGYSDEITLALTDAVRPNRTVDCGLVPLPGQITVVSTAVCDGQTASLSAVGCSGSVSWNTGDTGPVLTVSATALSGIISSSALTYTATCTISGVGGTTMSESGQVAVLPTPTSVGISLTAVAPTCSGMVSLTNGQLSLLAKPGVDLSQFSYQYVVGSDFSSGQPTPAEPAFVPAGGILTTEVPQGTYVVRVSNSLGCSEDYVVSLETDCQCPKPVCLPTTVARIR
- the priA gene encoding replication restart helicase PriA; its protein translation is MDNFQIKEPSSDPIFHSFDKEEVTLFADLILPIPVPRMFTYRIPRGMAEIVKIGARVIVPFGKRNSRVMTAIVANLHNSPPVNYQARYVTELLDEYPLVNNSQLELFRWMADYYMCCIGDVMNVALPSGLKISSQSKVQYNPDFDYPELLTEQEVLLLAELKKQSALTYDELARLAGETTNIAALIKSLVGKKAIIVFEEVREKYVPKMIRKLRLHRTYEEREQLLMLLKRLEKLPKQQEVVMRYLRHVPVQVNPALNQKGLDKSILNQDDALSQSSLQTLVKNAVFESFEVIQPRFSDSNSGAQPEIKLTEHQQRAADEIMAQFAEQNTVLLHGVTGSGKTEVYIHLIQQALASGSQVLYLLPEIALTTQIVVRLQRVFGDKMGIYHSKFSDNERVEVWKGVVSGQYQFVVGVRSAVFLPFDNLGLIIVDEEHETSYKQHDPAPRYHARDVALMIGHWQQAKVLLGSATPSLESYFLAKQRRYGLVELHHRFGDATLPTILLVDVKREKRQKTMKSEFSSALHDALAENIERKEQSILFQNRRGYSPYMQCEDCDWTAECLNCAVSLTYHQRDAELRCHYCGHKEEVPRTCPTCGSTKVKTIGFGTEKLEDQLQIFFPGSRVLRMDLDTTRAKDAYGQIIREFERGGVDILVGTQMITKGLDFDNVSLVGIFDADRMIRFPDFRATERAFQMLTQVSGRAGRRAGRQGTVLIQTANPDQSILQKVIQNDYRGLYNEEIQERQDFNYPPFSRLIKLTVRHMDKHTSQRAAERLAADLTQTLGPTRVLGPEQPLVERIRNQFLFDILIKLERDKVNVKAVKAYIRERINDILTDKGLRQVSIIADVDCL